TGCCGCGTCGGGCCTCCTCTACGTCCTCGCCCTGTTCTTGGATCCCCTTGACTCGGCCGACGCGTTTGGGTTCGTTACCCTCGAATTTCGCGACCTGGGCGTTGTTTCGTACGGTTCCCCCGAGCACCTCGACGCCGACGACGGCGGGGTCGTTCTGGCGGAACGTGTGGTCCATCAACAACTGGAACCGGCCCGGTCGGGTGATGTTCTCGAGGATGGTCTCCTGTTGGGCTTTGCGGGAATCCTCGACGAACTCGTCGTAACCCTCGACGAGTTGATAGATAACCTCGTTCCGGAAGATCCGCACCTCGTTCTCGTCGGCGTGGCGTTTCGCGTCGCCAAGTACCTCGACGTTGAACCCCAGAATGGTCCGGTGGATCGGGTCGTCGGCGGTGCTCGCGATCGAGACGTCCCGCGGGGCGATGTCGCCGACCTCCGCGCGCATGACCGGGATCTCGGCTTCGGCCAGTGCGTTGGCCATCGCCTCCAAGCTCCCGAGGGTGTCGGCCTTGACGACGACGCCCTCCTCTTCGGTGCTCACTTCGACCTCCGCGAGTTCGGCTTCGACCTCGCGGATCACGTCGTCGATCTCGCGGTCCCGAACCACGCGAACGGGCGCGCCGGCCATCGCCGCCTCGAGGTCGGGCGCGGCGATCTTCAGTCCCGCCGCCGCGCTCACCTCCTCGACCCGATCGAACCGGCTCTCGGCTCGGATCTCCGCGAGCGGGCGGGGCTGAAGGAGCGCGCGGACGTCAGTGACGATCGGCTCGTTGGTCCCGCCGACGACGATCGTCTCGTCCTCCCGGATGGTGCCGTCATACAACACCACGTCCACGGTCGCGCCAAAGCCCTTCTCGTCTTTGACCTCCAGGACCGTGCCCGCGCCCGGTCCCTCGACGTCAATAGCCATCGCCTCCTTCATGTAGCGCTGTGAGAGGCCCATGAGAACGGTCAGGAGGTCGGGGATTCCCTCGCCGGTCATCGCGCTGACGGGGACGACCCCGACGTTCTTCTGGAAGTCCTGAACCCGCCAGTAGAGATCGGCCGAGAAGCCGTGATCCGAGAGCTCGCCGATGAGCTCGTAGAGCCGTTCGTCGAGTCGCGAGCGCGCCCGATCGCTCTGGGCGTCGTAGGTCCCCTGAACGGGGCTGTCCTCGCGGGGGTTCCAGCCGGGAACGGTGTCGATCTTGTTCGCGGCGACGACAAAGGGCGTCGAGGAGTCCTGCAGGATCTTGATCGCTTCGATCGTCTGGGGCTGGAAGCCGTCGGTGACGTCGATGACGAGGACCGCGATGTCCGCGAGTGCGCCTCCCCGGGAGCGAAGCGTGGTAAAGGAGTGGTGGCCCGGCGTGTCGATGAACAGCAGGCCCGGCAGGTCGAAGTCGGTCGGATCGACGAGGCTGCCCGCCACCCGCGAGACGGTATCGAGGGGCACGGCCGTCGCCCCGATGTGTTGGGTGATCGCGCCGGCCTCGCCCTCGATCACCGCCGAGCCGCGGATCTTATCGAGCAAACTAGTCTTTCCGTGATCGACGTGTCCGAGAACGGCGACGATCGGCGTCCTGAGCCCCGATGAAGAGGCCTGTGTTGTATCTGTGTCCGACATCCTACCACCCGAGAAACTCTATCCTAGCCGAACGGGGCGCGGTAGTTAAGTCCATCGTAGCGCGCAAACCGGTGAAATCGGCCCCGTGGCGTTTATTAGCGTCCGCTCTCTTCTGTGGGGTATGTCGGAGATACTGGCGGAGAACCTCTCGGGGAAGGCGGTTATGGGCGCCGACGGCGCCGAACTCGGGATGCTGTACAACATCACGATGGACATCAAAACCGGCGAACTCCACGATCTGGTCGTCACGCCGAACGACGATATCACCGCGGCCGATTTCGGTCTCGAACTCGACGACGAGAACCGACTCCGGATGCCCGTCTCCCGGGTGCAGGCGGTCAAAGACTACATCGTCGTCCAGCGTTAAATGTACGTCCTCGACTCTTCTGCGTTCATCCACGAGTACCACACCACCGAACAGACCGCGAGCATCCCGCTCGTGCGCGAGGAACTCGAAGACGAGAGCGCCTACAGATACGACGCGATGGAGGGCTCGGGGATGCACATCCACATCCCCACTGACGAAACCATCGACACTGTCCGCCGGGCGGCCGCCGAACTCGGCGATCTGGAGGAACTCTCGGATACCGACATCCGGCTGGTCGCGACGACGTTCGAACTCGACGGCACCCTCGTGACCGACGACTACGCCATGCAGAACGTCGCCGAAAAGCTCAACGTCACCGTCGAGGTGATCGCTCGCGAGGGGATCACAGAACAGCGTCAGTGGTCGTTCCAGTGCCAGGGCTGTGGCCGGGAGTTCGACCGACAGCTCGATCGGTGTGAGGTCTGTGGGAGCCCGCTCGCGCGCAAGAACCCGACCTAGCGCGCAGCCGTCTCGCGACGTTCGAGCCCGAGCGCGACGAGTTGGTGGAGGACTTCCGTCTCCGTGAGACCGTACTCCGTGGCGATGGCGTCGACTTTTGCCGCGAGTTGGTCGTCACAGACGAGGCTGTACCGCTGAGTCATACTCCCTTTTACGATGTCGACCGATATAAAACTATGTCAGACTTCTATAATTTATCTGCGCGGATTACATATCGCCGTTCCGACCCGTCAGTCGATCAGCAGACGGGTCTTCTCCTCGACGGCGCGGGCCTCCTCGAACTCCCCGCCACCGAGCAGTCCGCGTGCGGCCCGCTTGCCCCACTCGACGGCCGGCTGTTCGAACGTGGGAATCGAGAACAGCTCGCCGGCGAGGATGCAGGCCGCCTCCATCCCGTAGAGCAGTTCCCCGAGTCCGTGGGCGTCGACGCGCTCCAGTTCGACCCGGATCGAAGGCCGACCCGCCGCGGCCAGACTCGCCTCCGTGGCCTCGAACTCCGCGTCCAGCAGCCCGCCGAGCGAGGCGCCCCCGAGATACGAGAGGCCCTCGAGGTCCGTCTCGGGGATCGGCAGATCCGGACGGTCCCGAGGTCGGACGAGCGTCACCATCGCGTTTCGCGGGCCGGCCCGGTAGAGCTGGAGCTGGGAGTGCTGGTCGGTCGCGCCGAGCGCGCGTGCCGGGAGCTGACCGACCCCCTCCTTGCCGAGGCTCTCGGCCCACAGCTGGGCGAACCACTCCGCGAAGGTCTCGAGCGATTCGGCGTAGGGCATCATCGCGTTGACCCGCCAGCCCCGCTGTGCGAGCGCGTAGCTCGTCGCCCCGTAGGCGTAGGCCGGAGTCTCGAAGAGCGAGCCCGAAAGCGATTCGGCCTCCGAGCGCGCGCCCGCGAGCAGCGCTTCCACGTCGCCCCCGCCAAGCGCCGCGGCCGGCAGCGCGACCGTCGAGAGCGCCGAGAACCGGCCCGGAACACCCGTCGGCACGTCGAGGGCGGGCAGGTCGTGGCGCTCGGCGAGGTTCCT
The DNA window shown above is from Halalkalicoccus jeotgali B3 and carries:
- the infB gene encoding translation initiation factor IF-2 gives rise to the protein MSDTDTTQASSSGLRTPIVAVLGHVDHGKTSLLDKIRGSAVIEGEAGAITQHIGATAVPLDTVSRVAGSLVDPTDFDLPGLLFIDTPGHHSFTTLRSRGGALADIAVLVIDVTDGFQPQTIEAIKILQDSSTPFVVAANKIDTVPGWNPREDSPVQGTYDAQSDRARSRLDERLYELIGELSDHGFSADLYWRVQDFQKNVGVVPVSAMTGEGIPDLLTVLMGLSQRYMKEAMAIDVEGPGAGTVLEVKDEKGFGATVDVVLYDGTIREDETIVVGGTNEPIVTDVRALLQPRPLAEIRAESRFDRVEEVSAAAGLKIAAPDLEAAMAGAPVRVVRDREIDDVIREVEAELAEVEVSTEEEGVVVKADTLGSLEAMANALAEAEIPVMRAEVGDIAPRDVSIASTADDPIHRTILGFNVEVLGDAKRHADENEVRIFRNEVIYQLVEGYDEFVEDSRKAQQETILENITRPGRFQLLMDHTFRQNDPAVVGVEVLGGTVRNNAQVAKFEGNEPKRVGRVKGIQEQGEDVEEARRGKRVSVAIDGPTVGRQIEEGDELWIEIPEKHAKILEQELTEDIPADEREVLQMYLDKQRRRDPFWGK
- a CDS encoding PRC-barrel domain-containing protein; translated protein: MSEILAENLSGKAVMGADGAELGMLYNITMDIKTGELHDLVVTPNDDITAADFGLELDDENRLRMPVSRVQAVKDYIVVQR
- a CDS encoding NOB1 family endonuclease, giving the protein MYVLDSSAFIHEYHTTEQTASIPLVREELEDESAYRYDAMEGSGMHIHIPTDETIDTVRRAAAELGDLEELSDTDIRLVATTFELDGTLVTDDYAMQNVAEKLNVTVEVIAREGITEQRQWSFQCQGCGREFDRQLDRCEVCGSPLARKNPT
- a CDS encoding CopG family transcriptional regulator, coding for MTQRYSLVCDDQLAAKVDAIATEYGLTETEVLHQLVALGLERRETAAR